Proteins from a single region of Anaerolineae bacterium:
- a CDS encoding amidohydrolase family protein, producing the protein MIAVDLLLIGGTLVTMNRRRNVFADGAVAVRGRDIVAVGPAAQIAGRFQAAEVVDCQGMIIIPGLINAHTHVPMSLLRGLADDLRLDVWLLGYMMPVEHECVTPDFVRWGTLLSCAEMIKSGVTTFCDMYYYEDVIAEVTDQAGLRAILGETILKFPSPDAASYDEGLAHCRRFIERWRNHPRVIPAVAPHAPYTCTDEILQEATALALEWDVPLLTHLSETTHEVRESRRQHEGLSPIAYVERLGMFQARVVAAHCVHVSEDDMALLASHGVGVAHCPTSNLKLASGVAPVVTMRARGIHVGIGTDGCASNNDQDLFEEMRLAALLPKGTRYEPTALPAYEAFALATIEGARALRLDHIVGSLEPGKRADIAVISANAPHAIPRFNLSDANVYSHLVYAAKAADVVHVWVDGRPLVRDGQLLTIDWPRVREESQRLADRVNAFLKERESSPLNKLLALGGLEQQETFEVQVKARVDDLAAVEARFLKLPLEMIKRSVREQYDTYLIFHGPGQGVLRYREDNVVQRRSDDEGGLLGPTLEVVPEYTLTLIGPKKEREYESMAILSRSRFTSKAAHSLRFYREYFQPDAIKEIVKWRTRYRFRYKGEEFALNLDRITKPEEAGAFVEIKSRTWSAADAMRKAELIGELLQLLAIAPEAITRGEYLNIVG; encoded by the coding sequence GTGATCGCGGTGGACCTACTCCTGATCGGCGGCACGCTCGTAACCATGAACCGCCGTCGCAACGTCTTTGCGGACGGCGCTGTGGCAGTGCGTGGGCGTGACATCGTCGCCGTGGGCCCGGCAGCGCAGATCGCGGGCCGTTTTCAAGCGGCTGAGGTGGTAGACTGCCAGGGGATGATCATCATCCCGGGCCTGATTAACGCGCACACTCATGTCCCGATGAGTTTGCTCCGCGGCCTGGCTGATGACCTGCGATTGGATGTGTGGCTGCTGGGCTACATGATGCCAGTGGAGCACGAATGCGTGACGCCGGATTTCGTCCGGTGGGGGACGTTACTCTCGTGCGCGGAGATGATCAAATCCGGCGTGACGACCTTCTGCGACATGTACTACTATGAAGACGTCATCGCTGAGGTCACCGATCAGGCAGGGTTGCGGGCGATCTTGGGCGAGACCATCCTGAAATTCCCATCGCCGGACGCTGCCTCGTATGACGAGGGATTGGCCCATTGTCGGCGCTTCATCGAGCGGTGGCGAAATCACCCGCGCGTGATCCCGGCCGTGGCTCCCCACGCGCCATATACCTGCACGGACGAGATCTTACAGGAGGCCACAGCGCTGGCGCTGGAATGGGATGTCCCATTGCTCACGCACCTGTCGGAGACGACTCACGAGGTGAGAGAGAGCCGCCGACAGCACGAGGGGTTATCGCCCATCGCATATGTAGAGCGTCTAGGAATGTTTCAAGCGCGGGTGGTAGCTGCGCATTGTGTCCACGTCAGCGAGGATGACATGGCTCTGCTGGCCTCCCATGGCGTCGGCGTGGCGCACTGTCCTACCAGCAATTTGAAACTGGCCAGCGGGGTAGCACCGGTGGTGACCATGCGGGCCCGCGGTATCCACGTGGGCATCGGCACGGACGGCTGCGCTAGCAACAACGATCAAGATCTCTTCGAGGAGATGCGGCTGGCAGCCCTCCTGCCTAAGGGAACCCGCTACGAGCCTACTGCGCTGCCCGCCTACGAGGCGTTTGCTTTGGCGACCATCGAAGGCGCGCGAGCGCTTCGCCTAGATCATATAGTTGGCTCTCTGGAGCCAGGCAAACGTGCGGACATTGCTGTGATCTCCGCGAACGCGCCCCATGCGATTCCCCGCTTCAACCTGAGCGATGCCAATGTCTACTCTCATCTGGTCTACGCGGCCAAAGCCGCCGATGTAGTCCACGTCTGGGTAGATGGACGGCCACTGGTGCGCGATGGTCAGTTGTTGACCATTGACTGGCCGCGCGTGAGAGAGGAGTCACAGCGCCTGGCTGATAGGGTCAACGCGTTCCTGAAGGAGCGCGAGTCGAGCCCGCTGAACAAGCTCCTGGCGTTGGGAGGCTTAGAACAGCAAGAGACGTTTGAGGTGCAGGTGAAGGCGCGCGTGGACGACCTGGCGGCCGTGGAAGCGCGCTTCCTCAAATTGCCGTTGGAGATGATCAAGCGCAGCGTGCGCGAGCAGTATGATACTTATCTCATCTTCCATGGCCCTGGCCAAGGCGTGCTGCGCTACCGCGAGGACAACGTGGTACAAAGGCGCAGCGATGACGAAGGTGGGCTGCTGGGGCCAACCTTGGAAGTGGTGCCTGAATACACCTTAACGCTGATCGGCCCCAAGAAGGAGCGAGAATACGAGAGCATGGCCATCCTCTCGCGCAGTCGATTCACCTCCAAGGCAGCCCATTCGCTTCGCTTCTATCGGGAGTATTTCCAGCCCGATGCGATTAAAGAGATCGTGAAGTGGCGGACGCGCTATCGCTTCCGGTATAAAGGTGAGGAGTTTGCGCTAAACCTGGATCGCATCACCAAGCCTGAGGAGGCCGGTGCCTTTGTTGAGATCAAGAGCCGCACCTGGTCGGCAGCAGACGCAATGCGCAAGGCAGAGCTGATCGGGGAGCTGCTCCAGCTGTTGGCCATCGCGCCTGAGGCCATTACGCGTGGAGAGTATCTCAACATCGTCGGCTGA
- a CDS encoding DUF1540 domain-containing protein, protein MPRVRCPQRRCVFWEDDYCTAEEIELDPEQLSCLTMEELEDEVVEDEEIWDDEDLLEDEDEWFDEDEEDEEGWPEEEDELDSFRMRDRDEDDW, encoded by the coding sequence ATGCCCAGAGTGCGATGTCCGCAGCGTCGTTGCGTCTTCTGGGAGGACGATTACTGCACAGCAGAGGAGATCGAGCTGGACCCAGAACAGCTCTCCTGCCTGACGATGGAAGAGCTCGAAGACGAGGTCGTCGAGGACGAGGAGATCTGGGACGACGAAGATCTCCTGGAAGACGAGGACGAGTGGTTCGATGAGGACGAGGAAGACGAGGAGGGATGGCCTGAGGAGGAAGATGAGCTCGATAGCTTCCGGATGAGAGACCGAGACGAGGACGATTGGTAG
- a CDS encoding NUDIX domain-containing protein produces the protein MDTFKETRTYHAAGGVVVHEGNVLLLNRPSRGEVRLPKGHVEPGENTAETALREVREETGYARLRIVGDLGMQQVEFDNPYDGRHYVRHEHYFLMCLDGLEQVTRPAEDAQFALYWVPIAEAADLLTFESERVIMRRAQIAFESGKFSCTY, from the coding sequence ATGGACACGTTCAAGGAAACGCGAACCTACCATGCTGCGGGTGGTGTGGTGGTGCACGAGGGAAATGTGTTGCTGTTAAACCGTCCTAGCCGCGGGGAAGTTCGTCTCCCCAAAGGCCACGTGGAGCCGGGGGAGAACACAGCGGAGACAGCCCTTCGTGAAGTGCGAGAGGAGACAGGCTATGCGCGATTGCGCATCGTAGGTGACCTGGGGATGCAACAGGTAGAGTTCGACAACCCATACGATGGTCGCCACTACGTGCGCCACGAGCATTATTTCCTGATGTGCCTGGATGGGCTAGAGCAGGTGACGCGGCCGGCGGAGGACGCTCAGTTTGCGCTCTACTGGGTTCCCATCGCAGAAGCCGCTGATTTGCTCACCTTTGAGAGCGAGCGAGTGATCATGCGCCGTGCTCAAATCGCCTTTGAGAGCGGAAAGTTTTCCTGCACCTATTGA
- a CDS encoding O-antigen ligase family protein produces the protein MVGWRRWQADLWPRLSYRAMAAGALVLLSAVLARAPLRWAALLVAGSAAGLAILAFPWLGLLLLAFAIPFGPLLPLPIGSAAADVTELLVLLVITAWLAREVAQRAVMIPHPPLWLPALLLLGAYLVSLPEAWSLQEGLIEMAKWIEGLVVYLAVAALLPQARVPWLLGALLLGGALEALLGIYQFTRAIGPEPFQVLGRFIRAYGTFRQPNPFGGYMGLTAPVALSLAWWAIGKAWQARLAPSRWRWLALMAGLLAAAGLISLGLIASWSRGAWLGFIAAVIAIIVIRGRRVIAVVSLIALVVLAVGLVSGYAGDQVTAALAGRLIVPEGYVAFIDPRTIEITDANFAAVQRLAQWWAAWGMFNDHPWLGVGVGNYAVAYPVYALPRWYEPLGHAHNYYLNVAAEAGIIGLLAYVFAGLAAFIWVGRQALCLREWPRALAIGVFGVLVHLGVHSLFDNLYVQHMLLHIALLTGALAVQCHKRGLSR, from the coding sequence GTGGTCGGATGGCGGCGGTGGCAAGCGGACCTGTGGCCTAGGCTATCTTATCGAGCCATGGCGGCTGGCGCGCTGGTGCTGCTCAGCGCCGTTCTGGCGCGGGCGCCTTTGCGCTGGGCAGCTCTCCTGGTAGCCGGCTCCGCCGCCGGGCTGGCTATACTGGCTTTTCCGTGGTTGGGCTTGTTGCTCCTCGCCTTTGCCATCCCGTTTGGGCCATTGCTTCCCTTGCCTATCGGGAGCGCAGCTGCAGACGTCACGGAGCTGCTCGTCCTGCTGGTGATCACCGCCTGGCTGGCGCGCGAGGTCGCCCAACGTGCCGTGATGATCCCTCATCCGCCGTTGTGGTTGCCCGCCCTGCTGTTGTTAGGGGCGTACTTAGTCTCTCTACCCGAAGCCTGGTCGCTGCAGGAAGGGTTGATTGAGATGGCCAAGTGGATCGAGGGGTTGGTGGTGTACCTGGCAGTGGCCGCGCTATTGCCGCAAGCTCGTGTGCCTTGGCTGCTAGGCGCGCTCCTTCTGGGTGGTGCCCTCGAGGCATTGCTGGGAATTTACCAGTTCACGCGCGCAATCGGCCCAGAGCCGTTCCAGGTGCTGGGGCGATTCATACGGGCGTATGGGACGTTTCGGCAACCCAACCCGTTTGGTGGATACATGGGGTTGACGGCTCCCGTCGCGCTCAGTCTGGCCTGGTGGGCGATAGGGAAAGCGTGGCAGGCTCGGCTCGCCCCCTCACGATGGCGTTGGCTGGCGCTGATGGCTGGGTTGCTCGCAGCAGCCGGTCTGATCTCGCTGGGCCTCATCGCGAGCTGGTCACGCGGGGCCTGGCTGGGCTTCATCGCGGCGGTGATAGCGATCATCGTTATCCGTGGACGGCGTGTCATCGCTGTCGTGAGCTTAATCGCTTTGGTGGTCCTGGCAGTGGGATTGGTCAGCGGGTACGCCGGCGATCAGGTCACCGCCGCGCTGGCTGGCCGCCTTATCGTCCCCGAAGGGTATGTGGCCTTCATAGACCCACGTACGATCGAGATCACCGATGCCAATTTCGCCGCAGTGCAGCGGCTAGCGCAGTGGTGGGCGGCATGGGGCATGTTCAACGACCATCCCTGGCTGGGTGTTGGCGTCGGGAACTACGCCGTCGCCTATCCAGTCTATGCCCTGCCGCGCTGGTATGAGCCGTTGGGACATGCTCACAACTACTATCTGAACGTGGCCGCCGAGGCTGGGATCATTGGGTTGCTCGCATATGTTTTCGCCGGGCTAGCTGCGTTCATCTGGGTTGGGAGACAGGCTTTATGCCTGCGCGAATGGCCGCGAGCGTTGGCCATCGGGGTCTTCGGCGTGCTCGTTCATCTGGGTGTGCACAGCTTGTTCGACAACCTGTACGTGCAGCATATGCTCTTGCACATCGCGCTGCTAACAGGGGCACTAGCTGTTCAATGCCACAAGAGAGGGCTATCTCGTTGA
- a CDS encoding GtrA family protein: MNRLILENAFLRNAINTLNTKELIRFLRFATVGAIGMVVDLSILNALVKLAGWPLLYANSVSFSAAVLNNFTWNRRWTFPESRSRPIRTQLPQFALVNILGLLINNLVLLAVYHLIRGWVPDPWNYNLAKIFAIGIVLFWNFGVNRLWTYRGL, encoded by the coding sequence TTGAATCGTCTGATCCTTGAAAACGCCTTCTTGAGAAACGCAATCAACACTCTCAACACCAAGGAGCTGATCCGCTTTCTGCGCTTCGCGACGGTGGGGGCCATCGGTATGGTGGTGGACCTGTCCATCTTGAACGCCTTGGTTAAGTTGGCGGGATGGCCTCTGCTCTACGCGAACTCAGTCTCGTTTTCGGCGGCGGTGCTCAACAACTTCACATGGAATAGGCGGTGGACCTTTCCCGAAAGCCGCAGCCGGCCCATCCGCACCCAGCTACCCCAGTTCGCCCTGGTCAACATCCTCGGCCTGTTGATAAATAACCTGGTCTTGCTGGCCGTGTATCACCTGATCCGAGGCTGGGTCCCTGATCCTTGGAATTACAACCTGGCGAAGATTTTCGCCATCGGCATCGTGCTGTTCTGGAATTTCGGTGTTAACCGGCTGTGGACCTATCGTGGCCTGTGA